The following proteins come from a genomic window of Alicyclobacillus dauci:
- the argR gene encoding arginine repressor, whose translation MKEQRLMRIRELVSQFEIETQEELVRALEESGYAVTQATISRDIKELQLIKVVGASGRYKYAIPVVAATITLDALRRKLADVFVSKARTGNLVVIKVLPGNAHAIGAMIDSMNHAGLLGTIAGDDTILLVCAEAEDAVRLLDTLLTEQ comes from the coding sequence GTGAAAGAACAGCGCCTAATGCGCATACGCGAACTGGTCAGTCAGTTCGAAATCGAAACTCAAGAGGAACTCGTTCGAGCGCTAGAAGAATCCGGATATGCCGTCACACAGGCAACAATCTCGCGTGACATCAAGGAACTGCAGCTGATCAAAGTCGTTGGAGCAAGCGGGCGATACAAATATGCGATACCGGTTGTTGCAGCAACCATCACATTGGACGCTTTGCGTCGAAAGCTAGCCGACGTGTTTGTCTCAAAGGCGAGGACGGGGAACCTAGTGGTCATTAAGGTTTTGCCGGGGAATGCACATGCCATTGGAGCCATGATCGACAGTATGAACCACGCAGGTTTGCTCGGCACAATCGCCGGTGACGATACGATACTCCTCGTTTGTGCAGAAGCGGAAGATGCTGTTCGCCTATTGGACACATTGCTGACAGAGCAGTGA
- the cysK gene encoding cysteine synthase A: MTLYQSILDLVGHTPTVRLNRIPDPNGASVYVKLEGKNPAGSVKDRPALNMILRAEEEGKLIPGKSTVIEPTSGNTGIGLAMVCAARGYRCVITMPDNATEERVKLLRAYGAEVHLTPAQLRMSGAIDEAKALGERIPNSYIPMQFDNPANSDAHRQTTAVEIYDDFEGKLDAFVLTAGTGGTVTGTGEELKKRIPGLKIYVVEPKGSPVLSGGEPGPHKIPGTGPGFVPSILNREIYDEILLIDDNDAQNMARRLAAEEGILLGASGAASAYFAVQIAKDLPKDARVLCIAPDTGERYLSSDLFQS; the protein is encoded by the coding sequence ATGACACTATATCAATCGATTCTCGATCTCGTGGGACACACCCCGACTGTACGCCTCAATCGCATCCCTGACCCGAATGGCGCAAGCGTATATGTGAAGCTGGAAGGAAAGAACCCGGCCGGGAGTGTCAAAGACAGACCGGCACTCAACATGATTTTACGCGCAGAAGAAGAGGGGAAGCTCATTCCAGGTAAAAGCACGGTGATCGAGCCGACGTCGGGTAATACCGGGATCGGACTCGCTATGGTTTGTGCTGCACGCGGCTACCGCTGCGTCATCACGATGCCGGACAATGCGACGGAAGAACGTGTGAAACTCTTGCGTGCCTACGGGGCAGAGGTTCATTTGACACCCGCCCAATTGCGGATGTCTGGCGCCATCGACGAAGCAAAGGCACTTGGCGAACGAATTCCAAACAGCTATATTCCTATGCAGTTTGATAATCCAGCAAACTCGGATGCACATCGACAAACGACTGCTGTCGAGATCTACGATGATTTTGAAGGGAAACTCGATGCTTTCGTCTTAACGGCCGGGACAGGCGGAACAGTGACGGGGACAGGTGAAGAACTGAAAAAACGCATTCCGGGTTTGAAAATATACGTTGTGGAACCAAAGGGATCCCCTGTGCTGTCAGGCGGTGAACCTGGACCTCACAAGATTCCAGGAACGGGCCCAGGATTTGTTCCAAGCATCTTGAACCGTGAAATATATGATGAGATTCTCCTCATCGATGACAATGACGCTCAAAATATGGCACGTCGTCTTGCCGCGGAAGAAGGAATTCTACTCGGTGCGTCCGGTGCGGCATCTGCTTATTTTGCGGTACAAATCGCAAAGGACTTGCCGAAAGATGCACGCGTTTTATGTATTGCACCAGATACGGGAGAGCGTTACCTTTCTTCTGATCTTTTTCAGAGCTGA
- a CDS encoding YitT family protein — MNVSSTTRKMMNMQSSDRHPILDMAWRFMVVIVADFIGAISVNNFLTPAHILAGGVTGVAQIIHHYVRALGLGTLFFIFNIPLFLVGLRYLGKKFIFLTGLAIVGFSVFTDVIHIHFTTPTDPLLMGLYGGVLAGAASGIVIRAGGSMGGTDILSLVIHRLSGRSVGSTGFIMNVIVVVLSMSVFGVPAGMYTLVSMFATSRVVSALMHFQQRKTALIVTEQPENIAKIIGERLVRGSTIMKASGAYTHSERGVLLCAMTHLEMADLKEIVLATDPHAFMTILDTTEVVGRFRQLKV, encoded by the coding sequence ATGAACGTTTCCTCGACTACAAGGAAAATGATGAACATGCAGAGTTCGGACAGACACCCGATCCTCGACATGGCTTGGCGATTTATGGTCGTCATTGTTGCCGATTTCATCGGAGCGATTTCCGTCAACAATTTCCTGACCCCGGCACACATTCTGGCGGGCGGCGTTACGGGTGTGGCGCAGATCATTCACCATTACGTCCGCGCCCTCGGACTCGGTACATTGTTCTTTATTTTCAACATCCCACTGTTCCTTGTTGGGCTTCGTTATCTGGGCAAAAAGTTCATCTTTTTAACGGGACTGGCCATCGTTGGTTTTTCGGTTTTCACGGACGTCATACATATCCACTTTACAACGCCCACAGATCCCCTGTTGATGGGGCTGTACGGCGGTGTGTTGGCAGGGGCGGCTTCAGGCATTGTCATTCGCGCCGGCGGATCGATGGGGGGAACAGACATCTTGAGCCTGGTCATCCACCGTTTGTCTGGGCGAAGTGTCGGATCGACAGGGTTCATTATGAATGTCATCGTGGTCGTGTTGTCGATGTCTGTCTTCGGTGTTCCAGCAGGTATGTACACACTCGTCAGCATGTTTGCAACCTCTCGCGTCGTCAGTGCACTGATGCATTTCCAGCAACGCAAAACGGCACTCATTGTCACTGAACAGCCCGAGAACATCGCCAAAATCATCGGAGAACGACTCGTCCGAGGAAGCACCATTATGAAAGCATCGGGTGCGTACACGCATTCAGAGCGCGGTGTTTTGCTGTGCGCTATGACGCACTTGGAGATGGCTGACTTAAAAGAAATTGTACTCGCAACGGATCCCCATGCGTTTATGACGATTCTCGACACAACAGAAGTGGTTGGTCGGTTTCGACAACTTAAAGTTTAA
- a CDS encoding DRTGG domain-containing protein produces the protein MPTKHQQILDYIESLPAGSHISVRKIARVLDVSEGTAYRAIKEAETEGLVSTMERIGTVRIERKQKEQIERLTFAEVVRIVEGTVLGGRNGLHKSLVRFVIGAMQTEAIGRYLNPGNLMIVGNREQVQRMSLQSGAAVLITGGFTASATVERLANEYDLPLISCTYDTFTTAELINRALYDRLIKKDILYVEDVVERQELTTLQANQTVRDYYHLVERTGHTRVPVVDGGGKLVGIVTPRDMAEAQGDGRIATYMTRQPVTVTPKTTIASASHRMAWEGIEMMPVVRNREIVGVLTRQDVIRAYQLMSRQPQVGETVEDVIVRDFAEVQTTDGSAIIRGEVSPQMTTSGGALASGPLTTLIHEAARVCLRRVRNLDMAVENLTTYMLKPAPVDTRIDVVASVLDFGRRYAKVEVVVRDRSDIFAKALLTAHWIER, from the coding sequence TTGCCTACTAAGCATCAACAAATTCTTGACTATATCGAATCACTTCCGGCGGGCTCACATATATCCGTGCGCAAGATTGCACGTGTGTTGGACGTCTCGGAGGGAACCGCGTATCGTGCTATTAAAGAAGCGGAGACCGAGGGACTTGTCAGCACGATGGAACGCATCGGAACGGTGCGGATTGAGCGGAAGCAAAAAGAGCAGATCGAGCGATTGACGTTCGCCGAAGTGGTGCGAATTGTCGAGGGAACGGTGTTGGGTGGACGAAATGGACTCCACAAGTCGTTGGTGCGATTTGTCATTGGGGCCATGCAGACGGAAGCGATCGGTCGCTATTTGAACCCTGGCAACTTAATGATTGTGGGAAACCGGGAGCAAGTTCAGAGAATGTCTTTACAGAGTGGTGCGGCCGTGCTCATTACAGGTGGGTTTACGGCATCGGCGACCGTTGAGCGGTTGGCGAATGAGTATGATCTTCCTCTGATATCGTGTACTTACGATACGTTCACCACGGCGGAACTCATTAACCGCGCGTTATACGACAGGTTGATTAAGAAAGACATTCTTTATGTTGAAGACGTTGTTGAACGACAGGAGTTAACGACGCTGCAGGCGAACCAGACTGTCCGCGACTACTATCACCTCGTGGAACGGACAGGCCACACACGTGTTCCCGTCGTAGATGGCGGCGGCAAACTGGTCGGCATCGTGACCCCGCGGGACATGGCAGAAGCGCAGGGAGACGGGCGAATTGCCACGTACATGACGCGCCAGCCAGTGACAGTGACACCGAAGACGACAATTGCTTCCGCGTCACACCGAATGGCTTGGGAAGGGATCGAGATGATGCCGGTCGTGCGCAATCGTGAAATCGTCGGTGTGTTGACGCGGCAGGATGTCATTCGGGCCTATCAACTCATGAGCCGGCAACCACAGGTCGGTGAAACCGTTGAGGATGTGATTGTGCGGGATTTTGCAGAGGTACAGACAACGGACGGATCGGCCATCATTCGGGGGGAAGTTAGCCCGCAGATGACAACGAGCGGGGGAGCGCTAGCCAGTGGCCCTTTGACCACGCTCATTCATGAGGCTGCTCGAGTCTGTTTGCGACGTGTTCGAAATCTGGATATGGCTGTGGAAAATTTGACGACCTATATGCTGAAACCGGCTCCTGTTGATACGCGGATCGATGTGGTTGCGAGCGTCCTCGATTTCGGTCGGCGCTATGCAAAAGTGGAGGTTGTCGTGCGAGATCGTTCCGATATTTTCGCCAAGGCGCTGCTTACGGCGCATTGGATTGAGAGGTGA
- the dnaE gene encoding DNA polymerase III subunit alpha, with protein MSSFVHLHVHSAYSLRESTLRIEDMIHDAVEYEMPAIALTDTNAMYAAIPFYQAATKANLRPILGAQLYVSIADEGEKSPQTREQWRHALDPIVVLARNMDGYRALTRLVSLAKSRGHLSYITFRELAAASTDCVCLVGGGESTLLRQFADTNEERAQRLLSQYANAVPSGQLFADVQDHQMPIERGGLPGLIKSARALDIPIVATNDVHYRHREDAELHQAYAGLEFEDASVRWPNDAFYLARPDEMEARFVRLPEAVENTLQVAEMCRLELPLHQVRMPTYTTKDGRATEDVLRNAAVAGAKQRFGALNEQVLKRLTYELDVICEMGFADYFLVVADFIRFAHQNGISTGPGRGSAAGSLVAYALRITDVDPVANGLLFERFLNPARVSLPDIDTDFEYERRGEVISYVVSKYGRDKVAQIGTFGTLAARAAVRDAGRMLQLDGRLVDKMAKMIPGMPGTRLKTAKEEVRGFAEMLASDANAKRLYDTACDIEGLPHHTSVHAAGVVISPDSLADWVPLEPGAENIPVTQFAMADVEALGLVKMDFLGLKTLTLMDDCLRSVRERTGETIDWRRVPDDDPTTYEMLTRAETGGVFQLDSPGMKRVLKQLRPTDMDDIVAVISLNRPGPMENIPTFVDAKHGRAPIRYPHPDLEPILRDTYGVIVYQEQIMHIASLMAGFTLGQADLLRRAVSKKKREVLDEERERFLSGCLKNGYDEKAANDVYDLIVRFADYGFNRSHAAAYAVLAYRTAYLRAHYLPDFLAALMTMSMASPDKIKTYTQDARRHQIAVRPPSVSLSGRGYSVDPDGAIRTGLLAIRNVGEGAVESILEARSEKAFSSLRDFLRRVNSRVVNRKATDSLLAAGAFDEFFPQNSTSHAKVQMLEEALRLADEDRQFAGLGLVLSEHREASRTTEQKGQEVLYIRYSSRGDDEKQALKRVQQVLQSSPGDVPVALYDGATRRTRLLGAKWQVTLSPDLMTMLEDIVGIGNVKVSLKKSTT; from the coding sequence ATGAGTTCATTTGTGCATCTGCATGTGCACAGTGCGTACTCCTTGAGAGAGAGCACGTTGCGCATCGAAGACATGATTCACGATGCAGTGGAATATGAAATGCCGGCCATTGCTTTGACGGACACGAATGCAATGTATGCCGCGATCCCGTTTTATCAAGCAGCGACAAAAGCGAATCTTCGCCCCATTCTCGGTGCCCAACTTTACGTGAGCATAGCAGACGAAGGCGAAAAGTCACCCCAGACACGTGAACAGTGGCGTCATGCGCTCGATCCAATTGTCGTCCTAGCACGCAATATGGACGGCTACCGTGCCTTGACGCGACTGGTCAGTCTCGCGAAATCTCGCGGTCACCTTTCTTATATAACGTTTCGTGAATTAGCTGCTGCTTCCACTGACTGCGTCTGCTTGGTCGGTGGAGGAGAATCCACCCTCCTTAGACAATTTGCAGACACCAACGAAGAGCGAGCACAACGCCTGCTCAGTCAGTATGCGAACGCAGTCCCGTCTGGGCAGCTCTTTGCGGACGTCCAGGACCACCAGATGCCGATTGAGCGTGGGGGGCTGCCTGGACTGATTAAGTCGGCGCGAGCACTGGATATTCCCATTGTCGCCACGAACGATGTGCACTATCGCCACCGTGAGGACGCAGAACTGCACCAGGCTTACGCTGGCTTGGAGTTCGAGGACGCGTCTGTGCGTTGGCCAAATGACGCCTTTTATCTGGCCAGACCAGATGAGATGGAGGCCAGGTTTGTGAGGCTCCCCGAAGCCGTGGAGAACACACTGCAGGTGGCAGAGATGTGTCGGTTGGAACTTCCCCTTCATCAAGTTCGAATGCCCACCTACACGACGAAGGACGGTCGCGCAACTGAGGACGTACTCCGCAACGCGGCTGTTGCCGGCGCGAAACAGCGATTTGGTGCCTTAAATGAGCAGGTGTTGAAACGCTTGACGTATGAACTGGATGTCATCTGTGAGATGGGGTTTGCGGACTACTTTCTCGTGGTTGCGGATTTCATTCGCTTTGCGCATCAAAATGGAATTTCCACAGGACCGGGGCGTGGTTCAGCGGCAGGGAGCCTGGTGGCGTATGCGCTCCGGATCACGGATGTCGATCCCGTCGCAAATGGCCTTCTGTTTGAACGCTTCTTAAACCCGGCCCGCGTATCTCTTCCGGATATTGACACGGACTTTGAATACGAGCGTCGCGGTGAAGTCATCAGCTATGTGGTAAGCAAGTACGGTCGAGACAAGGTCGCTCAAATTGGCACCTTTGGGACCTTGGCTGCGAGGGCAGCAGTGCGCGATGCTGGGCGGATGCTCCAGCTTGACGGTCGACTCGTGGATAAAATGGCAAAGATGATTCCCGGTATGCCAGGGACGCGGCTGAAGACGGCGAAGGAAGAGGTGCGCGGCTTTGCAGAGATGTTGGCGTCGGATGCGAATGCCAAACGCCTCTATGATACGGCGTGCGACATTGAAGGATTACCGCATCACACATCGGTTCATGCGGCGGGCGTTGTGATCTCGCCCGATTCTCTGGCGGATTGGGTTCCACTGGAACCCGGCGCGGAAAATATTCCTGTGACGCAGTTTGCGATGGCTGACGTCGAGGCGTTGGGGCTCGTCAAAATGGATTTCCTTGGACTTAAAACGCTTACATTGATGGATGACTGTTTGCGAAGCGTGAGAGAACGCACGGGTGAGACCATCGACTGGCGTCGGGTACCTGATGACGATCCGACGACCTACGAGATGCTGACTCGGGCGGAGACGGGTGGCGTATTTCAGTTGGATTCGCCAGGGATGAAGCGCGTTTTGAAACAACTTCGGCCCACGGATATGGATGACATTGTCGCCGTCATTTCCTTGAATCGACCCGGACCCATGGAGAACATCCCGACTTTCGTGGACGCGAAACACGGGCGTGCACCCATACGTTATCCGCATCCGGATTTGGAGCCGATTTTGCGAGACACGTATGGCGTTATTGTCTATCAGGAGCAAATCATGCACATTGCTTCACTGATGGCGGGCTTTACACTCGGGCAGGCGGACTTGCTACGTCGCGCTGTCAGCAAGAAAAAGCGCGAGGTGCTCGATGAGGAACGTGAACGATTCCTGTCAGGATGCTTGAAGAACGGGTACGACGAAAAGGCAGCCAACGACGTGTACGATCTCATCGTACGCTTCGCCGATTACGGATTTAACCGCTCGCACGCGGCCGCTTATGCCGTATTGGCGTATCGCACGGCATATTTGCGGGCGCACTATTTACCGGATTTTCTGGCTGCCCTCATGACCATGTCCATGGCGTCGCCGGACAAAATCAAAACATACACGCAAGACGCACGGCGCCATCAAATTGCCGTTCGTCCTCCATCTGTAAGCCTGAGCGGACGAGGCTATTCGGTGGACCCGGACGGCGCAATCCGGACGGGATTACTCGCTATTCGCAATGTGGGCGAGGGAGCTGTTGAGTCCATTCTGGAGGCGAGATCGGAAAAAGCGTTTTCGTCTCTTCGGGATTTTTTGCGAAGAGTCAACTCGCGCGTTGTCAATCGCAAAGCGACGGATAGCCTGCTCGCCGCGGGCGCATTCGATGAATTCTTTCCGCAAAACTCGACAAGTCACGCCAAGGTACAAATGTTGGAGGAAGCACTGCGGTTGGCGGATGAGGATCGGCAGTTCGCAGGTCTTGGACTTGTTTTAAGCGAACACCGGGAAGCATCGAGGACAACTGAACAAAAGGGACAAGAAGTTCTCTATATTCGTTACAGCAGTCGTGGTGATGACGAAAAACAAGCCTTAAAACGGGTTCAGCAGGTACTTCAGTCCAGCCCGGGCGATGTGCCTGTGGCATTATATGATGGTGCCACCCGGCGCACACGGTTGCTCGGTGCGAAGTGGCAGGTGACATTATCACCCGATTTGATGACGATGCTTGAAGACATTGTCGGGATCGGAAATGTCAAGGTGAGTTTAAAGAAGTCGACCACGTAG
- a CDS encoding phosphatidylglycerophosphatase A family protein: MAPNVVEQLKQRGVELTDIASIVYQLQAPYHSDLTMEQCHDNVEHVLKKREVQHAIYTGVALDVLAEQKALPEPLQSIMERDEPLYGVDEVLALSVTNVYGSIGFTNFGYLDKTKVGVVGQLNNHGSRIHVFLDDLVAAIAAAAAARIAHQHHTSSYDDINV, encoded by the coding sequence ATGGCGCCAAACGTTGTTGAACAACTGAAACAGCGTGGGGTCGAACTGACCGATATTGCCAGTATCGTATATCAACTCCAAGCGCCATATCACTCGGATTTGACGATGGAGCAGTGCCACGACAACGTCGAGCATGTCCTCAAAAAGCGGGAGGTCCAACACGCTATCTACACAGGAGTCGCTCTCGATGTACTGGCGGAACAAAAGGCATTACCGGAGCCCTTGCAGAGCATCATGGAGAGAGACGAACCACTCTACGGGGTGGATGAGGTTTTGGCGTTGTCGGTTACAAATGTGTATGGGTCGATCGGCTTTACCAATTTCGGGTACTTGGACAAAACGAAAGTCGGCGTCGTTGGTCAACTAAACAACCACGGTTCACGGATTCACGTGTTTCTGGACGATCTCGTCGCCGCCATCGCCGCTGCCGCTGCTGCGCGAATTGCTCACCAGCATCACACGTCATCGTACGACGACATAAACGTATGA
- a CDS encoding glutamate decarboxylase has product MWTVIYIAPSARQAKHIQDKLTDEGFLVKVRQARGAKEQFEILIPESELDEGQEVLKDVLHSSF; this is encoded by the coding sequence ATGTGGACTGTCATCTACATTGCCCCTTCTGCGCGCCAGGCTAAGCACATTCAGGACAAGTTGACAGATGAGGGGTTCCTAGTGAAAGTCAGGCAAGCTCGCGGAGCGAAGGAACAGTTCGAGATCCTCATCCCTGAGAGCGAACTGGACGAGGGGCAAGAAGTACTCAAGGATGTCTTGCACTCCTCTTTCTGA
- the accD gene encoding acetyl-CoA carboxylase, carboxyltransferase subunit beta — protein sequence MLKDLFNKRRHYATLGKVTEKEKQPTTVEKDIPKGLVQKCEACGNVMMAKELQKHWYTCPECNYHFRIDAQTRVSLTLDEGSFRELNADVTSGNPLGFPGYESKLEKAQAATGMLEGALTGEGTIDGMPVDIGVMDPNFIMGSMGSAVGEKLTRIMEHAAANHQPLILFTASGGARMQEGILSLMQMAKTSVALRRMHEEEVLFVSIITHPTTGGVSASFASLGDVILAEPGAMFGFAGKRVIEQTIRQKLPDDFQTAEFNLKHGMVDKVVHRKNLRDALATLVRIHSVRGWANAE from the coding sequence GTGTTAAAGGATTTGTTTAACAAGCGTCGACACTATGCCACCTTGGGAAAAGTGACGGAAAAGGAAAAGCAACCAACAACCGTTGAAAAGGACATTCCCAAGGGTTTAGTGCAGAAGTGCGAAGCGTGTGGCAATGTCATGATGGCAAAAGAACTGCAAAAGCACTGGTATACGTGCCCGGAATGTAATTACCATTTCCGTATCGATGCACAGACCCGTGTTTCTTTGACGTTGGACGAAGGGTCCTTTCGTGAATTGAATGCCGATGTGACATCGGGAAATCCACTTGGTTTTCCAGGTTATGAATCAAAACTGGAAAAGGCACAAGCGGCGACGGGCATGCTTGAAGGTGCCTTGACGGGTGAAGGGACCATCGATGGGATGCCAGTTGACATTGGTGTCATGGACCCGAATTTCATCATGGGCAGTATGGGATCGGCCGTCGGTGAAAAGCTGACTCGCATCATGGAGCACGCTGCTGCAAATCATCAGCCGCTCATCTTATTCACGGCTTCTGGCGGTGCACGGATGCAAGAGGGGATTCTATCACTGATGCAAATGGCTAAGACGAGCGTAGCCCTGCGACGGATGCACGAAGAAGAGGTCTTATTCGTATCCATCATTACGCATCCGACAACGGGAGGAGTTAGCGCAAGCTTTGCCAGCCTGGGCGATGTGATTCTCGCGGAGCCCGGAGCTATGTTCGGATTTGCAGGAAAACGTGTCATTGAGCAAACCATTCGTCAAAAGTTGCCAGACGATTTTCAGACAGCGGAGTTTAACTTAAAACACGGCATGGTCGACAAAGTCGTTCACCGCAAGAACCTGCGTGATGCACTCGCGACGTTGGTACGAATTCACAGCGTGCGGGGGTGGGCAAATGCCGAGTGA
- a CDS encoding acetyl-CoA carboxylase carboxyltransferase subunit alpha, which yields MPSDLDFEKPIIELKNKIQELRTFMDKNGLDLTGELSKLEDRLQVLTEEVYSNLTPWQRVQIARQQGRPTTLDYIKGVCNEFIELHGDRNFRDDPSIVGGVGLIDGRPVTIIGHQKGRDTKENIQRNFGMAHPEGYRKALRLMRQAEKFGRPVVFFIDTAGAYPGMSAEEHGQSEAIARNLIEMAGLRTPTISFITGEGGSGGALGLAITDKVYVLEYAWYSVIAPESAAAILWKDSTQGPRAAEVMRITAPDLIDLGMADELIPEPKGGAQKDPSTVIATVRAKVIESLSELMKKSIDELLAARYDKYRDMGEYVER from the coding sequence ATGCCGAGTGATCTAGACTTTGAGAAGCCCATCATCGAGCTGAAAAATAAAATACAAGAGCTTCGAACGTTTATGGATAAAAATGGTCTCGATCTCACCGGTGAGTTATCCAAACTGGAAGATCGTCTCCAAGTCCTAACTGAGGAAGTCTACAGTAATTTAACGCCCTGGCAACGTGTCCAGATCGCACGGCAGCAAGGCCGCCCGACGACACTTGACTACATTAAGGGCGTCTGCAACGAGTTCATCGAGCTTCACGGAGATAGAAATTTTCGTGACGATCCGTCCATTGTTGGTGGTGTGGGCCTCATCGACGGCCGCCCGGTGACCATCATCGGTCACCAGAAAGGCCGAGACACGAAAGAAAACATTCAACGCAATTTTGGTATGGCCCATCCTGAAGGTTATCGGAAGGCCCTGCGCTTGATGAGGCAGGCCGAGAAGTTTGGCCGTCCGGTGGTGTTCTTCATCGATACAGCGGGCGCTTATCCAGGCATGTCGGCGGAGGAACACGGCCAGAGTGAGGCCATCGCCCGGAACTTGATTGAGATGGCAGGTCTCCGTACACCGACTATCAGTTTTATCACTGGCGAAGGTGGCAGCGGGGGTGCATTAGGTCTCGCGATTACAGACAAAGTATATGTACTCGAATACGCTTGGTACTCCGTCATCGCACCGGAATCGGCGGCAGCGATTCTGTGGAAGGATAGTACCCAGGGACCTCGAGCGGCAGAGGTGATGCGGATCACGGCGCCGGACCTGATCGATCTCGGCATGGCCGACGAATTGATCCCCGAGCCGAAAGGCGGAGCACAAAAGGACCCGAGTACGGTCATCGCGACCGTTCGAGCTAAAGTGATCGAGAGCTTGTCCGAGTTGATGAAAAAGTCTATTGATGAACTCCTTGCTGCGCGATACGATAAATATCGGGATATGGGAGAATACGTTGAACGGTAG